A region of Moorena producens PAL-8-15-08-1 DNA encodes the following proteins:
- a CDS encoding histidine triad nucleotide-binding protein, with the protein MAAAMSETIFSKIIRREIPADIVYEDDLALAFKDINPQAPVHILVIPKKPIPQLAAAESEDEALMGHLLLTAKQVAEQVGLTNGYRLVINNGADGGQTVDHLHLHILGQRQMKWPPG; encoded by the coding sequence ATGGCAGCTGCTATGAGCGAAACCATCTTTAGCAAGATTATCCGCCGAGAAATTCCAGCGGATATTGTTTATGAAGACGATTTAGCCCTTGCCTTCAAGGATATTAACCCTCAGGCACCAGTTCATATTCTGGTAATTCCCAAGAAGCCCATTCCTCAACTGGCAGCAGCTGAGTCTGAAGATGAAGCTCTGATGGGACACCTGTTGTTAACGGCTAAGCAAGTTGCTGAGCAAGTCGGTTTGACCAATGGCTATCGACTGGTGATTAATAATGGTGCTGATGGTGGTCAAACGGTTGATCACCTGCATTTGCACATCTTGGGTCAACGCCAAATGAAGTGGCCTCCTGGTTGA
- the psbA gene encoding photosystem II q(b) protein, with product MTTVLQQSNTSVWSQFCNWVTSTNNRLYVGWFGVLMIPTLLAATTCFIIAFIAAPPVDIDGIREPVAGSLMYGNNIISGAVVPSSNAIGLHFYPIWEAASLDEWLYNGGPYQLVVFHFLIGVFAYMGREWELSYRLGMRPWICVAYSAPVAAASAVFLIYPIGQGSFSDGMPLGISGTFNFMFVFQAEHNILMHPFHMLGVAGVFGGSLFSAMHGSLVTSSLVRETTETESQNYGYKFGQEEETYNIVAAHGYFGRLIFQYASFNNSRSLHFFLGAWPVIGIWFTALGISTMAFNLNGFNFNQSIIDSQGHVINTWADVLNRANLGFEVMHERNAHNFPLDLAAAEATPVALTAPAING from the coding sequence ATGACTACTGTATTACAACAGAGCAACACCTCTGTGTGGTCTCAGTTCTGCAATTGGGTCACCTCCACCAACAACCGCCTCTATGTAGGTTGGTTTGGTGTATTAATGATCCCAACCCTGCTAGCTGCTACCACCTGCTTCATCATTGCTTTCATCGCTGCTCCTCCTGTGGACATCGATGGTATCCGCGAGCCCGTTGCTGGTTCTCTGATGTATGGCAACAACATCATCTCTGGTGCTGTTGTTCCTTCTTCTAACGCCATTGGCTTACACTTCTACCCAATCTGGGAAGCTGCTTCATTAGATGAGTGGCTCTACAACGGTGGTCCTTACCAGTTGGTAGTGTTCCACTTCCTGATTGGTGTATTTGCCTACATGGGTCGTGAGTGGGAACTGAGCTACCGCTTAGGTATGCGTCCTTGGATCTGCGTAGCTTACAGCGCACCGGTTGCAGCTGCTAGCGCCGTATTCTTGATCTACCCAATTGGACAAGGTTCTTTCTCCGATGGTATGCCTCTAGGTATCAGCGGAACCTTCAACTTCATGTTCGTGTTCCAAGCTGAGCACAACATCCTAATGCACCCGTTCCACATGCTAGGTGTAGCCGGTGTATTCGGTGGTTCTTTGTTCAGTGCAATGCACGGTTCTTTGGTAACCTCCTCCTTAGTACGTGAGACTACTGAAACTGAGTCTCAGAACTATGGTTACAAGTTCGGTCAAGAGGAAGAAACTTACAACATCGTGGCAGCTCACGGCTACTTCGGTCGTTTAATCTTCCAATACGCTTCCTTCAACAACAGCCGTTCCTTGCACTTCTTCTTAGGTGCATGGCCTGTAATCGGCATCTGGTTTACTGCACTGGGCATCAGCACCATGGCATTTAACCTCAACGGTTTCAACTTCAACCAGAGCATCATCGACTCACAAGGTCACGTGATCAACACCTGGGCTGACGTACTAAACCGTGCCAACCTAGGTTTCGAAGTAATGCACGAGCGTAACGCTCACAACTTCCCTCTAGACCTAGCTGCGGCTGAAGCTACTCCTGTAGCTTTGACTGCTCCAGCGATCAACGGCTAA